TTGAAAGCGCCTGCTCCGCTGGTGCCATGGCGGTCCATTGCGCCGTAAAAGACGTCACCATGGGAATCACGGATGTGTCTTTGGCGGTAGGGGTCGAAAATCACACCCTGCATCGACAAGCCGGATTCGCGTTTACCGTGCGTGACAGTGACATCGAGGGCAGGCATGGGGCGGTCATGACCGGTAAATACGCCATGCGAGCGCAACGATGGATGTATGAAACCGGTGGTACGCCTGCAGATCTTGCCCAGGTTACCGTTAAGAACCGGCGACATGCCAAGAATAACCCGTACGCCTTGTTTAAAGGGGATATTACGGTTGAAGAAGTTCTGGCTTCACGGATGATCGCCTCTCCGTTGACGCTTCATCAATGCTGCGCCATTGCGGACGGCGCAGGTGCCGTTGTGGTCTGTTCCAAAGACATGATCAAGAAACTGGGGATCGAAAAACCGGTGAAGGTGGCAGGTTCCACCTTGCGTTCAGGGCCTTATCATAACCGTCCCCGGGATATCACGGGCGATGATATTATCGAAGCGACTGTGGAACAACTGTATGAGGAGTCCGGCATTGGACCCAAAGAAGTTCAAATCCTCGAACTGCATGATGCCTTTACCATTGCTGAAATTCTCTATTACGAAGTGATGCAGCTTTGCGGCAAGGGCGAATCCTTGAAATTCCTCAGAGATGGCCAATCCACCTATGGCGGGCAATGCGTTGTCAGCCCGCGTGGTGGCATGCTGGCCTATGGGCATCCGGTCGGCGCGTCCGGGGCTGCGCAGGTTGCCGCCAGCGTTAAGCAGATGAGAGGACAGTGCCCGGGCTATCAGGTAGAACCGTACCCCAAAGTCGCCATGACGCATGTGACCGGCGGCGGTCTCTCCGGAACTGAACATGCGGCCTGCACCATGCACATGCTGACGAGTGCCTGGTAAACGGTTATTTTTTCAGGTGCATGTAGGCTATATGCCTGATGATGTGACAAAAAGCGCTTTAATTTGATTTTTTGACAGGCGAATAAATGACGAAATACGCTGTTATTACAGTAGATATGTTAAAGGATACCTTTAAGAAGCGCGAATCAACGCTTTCGGCTGAAGGCTTTGCGATTCTCCCGGCGCTGAATCAATTGATTCAAAAGGGCCGGGAGAATGGCTGGCCCATTATATTCGCCATGGATAGTTTTTTACCTGAAGATTATTTTTTTACCGGCAGAGTAAAACCCTTTTCGATTCGAGGCACGCAAGGCGCAGAGGTTTTAGATGAAATTGATCAGAAGCCCGGGGATATTTATGTGCCCAAGCGCAGATGGAGCGGCTTTTTTAAGACTGATTTGGATCAGATTTTAAGGGTCAAAGGGATTGACACTGTGATCATTGCCGGCGTAACAACAGGCGTTTGTGTTCTGGCGACGGCACTGGATGCGTTAAGCCACGATTTTCGAGTAATTCTACTTGAAGACTGTTGCGCGTCGGTTACAAAGGCAGATCATCAGGCTGTGATTGAAATTTATCGCAAGAGCACCTTGTTCCCGTATCTGCAAATTATGAGAGCGGATGAATTATGGCAATATCTTGCAACCAATCTATAGGATAACCACACGGGGCTGCGAGTAGAAAACCTAATTATTTAGTATATCTATTTGTAAAATTATTTGTTTTTTTACCTCGTCACTTATGCTATATTCACGCGGTTAATGATGTTGTTAAAAATAACAGCTTAGATTAAAAAAAAATTAAATGGGAGGAATTTTTAATGAGAGAAGCTTTAGTTCAGGGAAAACCGGCGGAAGAGTTTGGATTCAAAGATATTCTTTATACCAAAAAAGATTATGTGGCTACCATCACCTGGAATCGTCCGCAATTTTATAATTCTTACAGCACGTTGGCGCTGACGGAAGTAAAAAGAGCGCTGGAGGATGCGGCCTGTGATGATAACGTTGCTTGTCTCGTTCTGACGGGTGCCGGCGACAAGGCTTTCTGCACTGGCGGCGATGTGGTGGAATATCAGCAAAATTATACCAGCACCCCCAGGGATTTCGTCAAATGGTCGAGAATATGGTTTGATGCCTATTCAGCCTTGATTCATTTGGGAAAACCCACCATTGCCAGAATCAACGGCATGGCAGTCGGCGGCGGGAATGAGTGGAATATTGCTTGTGATCTGGCGGTTGCTGCTGATCATGCAACTTTCCGGCAAGTTGGCACACGCGTGGGTTCCGTAGCGGCTACGGCTTGCACGATTTTGCCCATGATTATCGGCGACCGAAGAGCCAGAGAAGTGCTGTTGTTCTGTGAACCGTATTCCGCCCAGCAGGCGTTGGAATGGGGATGGGTGAACCAGGTCGTTCCCTATGCGGAACTGGATAATGCCGTGGCGGTGATGGCTGAAAAACTGAAAAACAAGTTTACGGATTGTACCCGTGCCACGCTGATCAACCTGAATCTCTGGAAAGACCAGGCACTGCAAAATATGTACCATGCCTTTGATTGGGTCGCGGTTCACTTTAACAGCATGGAATCCCATGAGGGCATGTATTCTTTCGTTGAAAAAAGACAACCCGATTATATGGGACTTCGTGAACGGGCTGCATCCGGCAAAAGCGTGGAGTTTATGTGGGGCCCCAATCAGAAAGAATGCAAAAAATGCAATACGCGATTTTTGCCCTCATATGCTGAATTTTGCTTGAAATGCGGTGAGAAAATCTAAAAAAACTATTCAAACCGTACACCGTTACTACCTGTTTGATCTGTGGAAGCTCGTTTGGCCATTGGATCGGAAAAGGAGGTAAGGTGTACGGTTTAGCCGTTCTATAGACTTTTACCATATTGAAAGGCGCAAGCGAAGAGATGGAAAAAAAATATATTGCTGTCGAAAAAAAGGCGGGGGTGTGTGCGATCACTCATGAGAGAGCCCCTGTTAACTTTTTAAGCATTGAGTCTATGAAGGAATTTGTCGCAGCCATAAAAGATGCGGAGTCCGATGATGAGGTAAAGGTCATAACGATTCACGGCGGCGGCGAGAAATTTTTTTCCGCCGGAGTCGATGTGGGAGATCACAAAACCGCGCAGGAAATGTTTGATACCTTTGACGAGTTGCTTCATTGCCTGATGTACGGGCTCAAACCCAAAATCGCCGTGGTTAAGGGCATGGCGCTGGGCGGCGGCTGCGAGGTCATCGCTTTTTGTGACATGGTCTATGCCTCGGAAAAGGCCAAATTCGGGCAACCGGAAATTAATGTCGGCGTATTTCCGGCACCGGCGATTTCAGTTTTTCCACGATTGGTCGGTCTTAAAAGAACACATGAGCTTATATTGACGGGTGATTTGATTGGCGCTGAAGAGGCAAAGGCGATCGGTCTCATCAACAAGGTGTTCCCGCATGATCAGTTGGAAGCAGGCGTGCGAAAATTAACCGATAATCTTTGTTCGAAAAGCATGGTTGTTCTTCAACTGACACGGAAAGCCATTTTGGCCGCTAAAGACGTGGATTTGAAAACGGCGATGAAGGCAACCGCCGAAATTTATGATAAAGAACTCATGAAAAC
The genomic region above belongs to Desulfobacterales bacterium and contains:
- a CDS encoding thiolase family protein — its product is MKLEREVYIAGVGETPFRFHTKDFDELGRDAALEAMKSSNITRPDFIQSAYVGNLDNGSCSGQAVLKDLGMLGHCPVIRVESACSAGAMAVHCAVKDVTMGITDVSLAVGVENHTLHRQAGFAFTVRDSDIEGRHGAVMTGKYAMRAQRWMYETGGTPADLAQVTVKNRRHAKNNPYALFKGDITVEEVLASRMIASPLTLHQCCAIADGAGAVVVCSKDMIKKLGIEKPVKVAGSTLRSGPYHNRPRDITGDDIIEATVEQLYEESGIGPKEVQILELHDAFTIAEILYYEVMQLCGKGESLKFLRDGQSTYGGQCVVSPRGGMLAYGHPVGASGAAQVAASVKQMRGQCPGYQVEPYPKVAMTHVTGGGLSGTEHAACTMHMLTSAW
- a CDS encoding isochorismatase family cysteine hydrolase gives rise to the protein MTKYAVITVDMLKDTFKKRESTLSAEGFAILPALNQLIQKGRENGWPIIFAMDSFLPEDYFFTGRVKPFSIRGTQGAEVLDEIDQKPGDIYVPKRRWSGFFKTDLDQILRVKGIDTVIIAGVTTGVCVLATALDALSHDFRVILLEDCCASVTKADHQAVIEIYRKSTLFPYLQIMRADELWQYLATNL
- a CDS encoding enoyl-CoA hydratase/isomerase family protein — its product is MREALVQGKPAEEFGFKDILYTKKDYVATITWNRPQFYNSYSTLALTEVKRALEDAACDDNVACLVLTGAGDKAFCTGGDVVEYQQNYTSTPRDFVKWSRIWFDAYSALIHLGKPTIARINGMAVGGGNEWNIACDLAVAADHATFRQVGTRVGSVAATACTILPMIIGDRRAREVLLFCEPYSAQQALEWGWVNQVVPYAELDNAVAVMAEKLKNKFTDCTRATLINLNLWKDQALQNMYHAFDWVAVHFNSMESHEGMYSFVEKRQPDYMGLRERAASGKSVEFMWGPNQKECKKCNTRFLPSYAEFCLKCGEKI
- a CDS encoding enoyl-CoA hydratase/isomerase family protein, with the protein product MEKKYIAVEKKAGVCAITHERAPVNFLSIESMKEFVAAIKDAESDDEVKVITIHGGGEKFFSAGVDVGDHKTAQEMFDTFDELLHCLMYGLKPKIAVVKGMALGGGCEVIAFCDMVYASEKAKFGQPEINVGVFPAPAISVFPRLVGLKRTHELILTGDLIGAEEAKAIGLINKVFPHDQLEAGVRKLTDNLCSKSMVVLQLTRKAILAAKDVDLKTAMKATAEIYDKELMKTEDANIGIEAFLAQKKPVWKNK